One region of Priestia megaterium genomic DNA includes:
- a CDS encoding general stress protein, with protein sequence MKHIQVAENQEEAVCVIRSFSKNGFTNKDIYLLAYDKEWAQNLTEATRTKKYRTAEQGIFETAVNMLLSREDELFSKMASLGLSNQEANQYIEEMKQGHIVVIGVQSQHIPY encoded by the coding sequence ATGAAACACATTCAAGTAGCAGAAAACCAAGAGGAGGCAGTCTGCGTCATCCGTTCTTTTTCAAAGAATGGATTTACAAACAAAGATATTTATCTGCTAGCCTATGATAAAGAGTGGGCTCAGAATTTAACGGAGGCAACACGCACCAAAAAATACAGAACGGCAGAGCAAGGAATTTTTGAAACGGCGGTCAATATGCTTCTTTCAAGAGAAGATGAGCTTTTTTCAAAGATGGCTTCACTCGGCTTATCTAACCAAGAAGCAAATCAGTATATAGAAGAAATGAAACAAGGACATATCGTGGTTATTGGCGTACAGAGTCAACACATTCCCTACTAA
- a CDS encoding GerAB/ArcD/ProY family transporter: MENARISGWQLFVLITLFEIGSAFLVGLAMDAKQDAWIAILVGMISSYALIFIYYRLHRYYPDLALTEYIEKIIGKVPGRILAFLYVLYFANGAARVLRDFGAMLLTFVYPDTPLFIVNALLMLGIIYTVRQGIEAMARSAELLFFFIYVLAVAGFILIFVSGLLDFSSLKPMLENGISLVLRVAYSQTLYFPFGEVIVFAMIFPYTKNVKKTALIVFSAITLNGINLMITMIVNIGVLGVTLTSRSAFPLLSTVQSIQFAGFLERLDVFFMVALITGGFFKIGLFFYATVLGLSHVFQLKNPSPLVFPVGLVVLFYSLSLAQNYFEHVYEGLKIIPFTLHLPFQIVIPALLLVIAFLRNRKKTQSVPVKNTAENS, encoded by the coding sequence GTGGAAAATGCTCGAATTAGCGGATGGCAACTGTTTGTGTTAATTACGCTCTTTGAGATTGGCAGCGCCTTTTTAGTCGGCTTAGCGATGGACGCTAAGCAAGATGCTTGGATTGCCATTTTAGTTGGTATGATCAGCAGCTATGCACTCATTTTTATTTATTATCGCTTGCACCGCTATTATCCCGATTTAGCGCTGACGGAGTATATCGAAAAAATTATTGGAAAAGTGCCCGGACGCATACTGGCTTTTCTTTACGTATTATATTTTGCTAACGGAGCCGCGCGGGTGCTGCGCGATTTCGGCGCGATGCTTCTTACTTTTGTCTATCCTGACACGCCGCTGTTTATAGTGAACGCGTTACTGATGCTGGGAATTATCTATACGGTTCGCCAAGGAATTGAAGCGATGGCACGTTCGGCGGAACTGCTGTTTTTCTTCATTTATGTACTCGCCGTCGCTGGCTTTATTCTTATCTTCGTTTCTGGCCTTCTTGATTTTTCAAGTCTAAAGCCAATGCTTGAAAACGGTATTTCTTTAGTGCTGAGGGTTGCCTACAGCCAGACGCTGTATTTTCCTTTTGGCGAAGTCATTGTATTTGCAATGATTTTCCCATATACAAAAAATGTGAAAAAGACCGCTCTGATTGTATTCAGCGCAATTACGTTAAACGGTATTAATCTTATGATCACAATGATTGTGAATATAGGTGTGCTGGGCGTTACCTTAACATCGAGATCTGCTTTTCCGCTTTTAAGCACTGTTCAAAGCATTCAATTCGCAGGTTTTTTAGAACGGCTTGATGTGTTTTTTATGGTGGCTTTAATCACAGGCGGCTTCTTTAAAATCGGTCTGTTTTTCTATGCCACTGTGCTGGGGCTTTCCCACGTGTTTCAGCTTAAAAACCCGTCACCGCTTGTATTTCCAGTCGGCTTAGTCGTTTTGTTTTATTCATTGTCTCTTGCTCAAAACTATTTCGAACACGTATATGAAGGGTTAAAAATCATTCCGTTCACTTTACACCTTCCGTTTCAAATTGTCATTCCTGCTCTTTTACTCGTGATCGCATTTTTAAGAAATCGAAAAAAAACACAGTCCGTCCCTGTGAAAAATACCGCAGAAAATTCATAG
- a CDS encoding GNAT family N-acetyltransferase yields the protein MKEKQQFTIHTNKEKLDIDVIYSYLHHESYWAKGIPLHLVQTSIEHSVCFGVYDECDKQVGFGRIISDFATFAYLADVFILPHARGNGLGKALVQEMVRYEPIQHVRKILLATKDAHGLYSQYGFKEVKNKQLFMQIFKKGMYERALYSKENKILPGKEG from the coding sequence ATGAAAGAAAAACAACAGTTTACCATACATACGAATAAAGAAAAACTTGATATAGATGTCATCTACTCGTACCTTCATCATGAATCGTACTGGGCAAAAGGAATTCCGCTTCACCTTGTTCAAACATCTATTGAACACTCCGTTTGTTTTGGCGTGTATGATGAGTGCGATAAACAAGTAGGGTTTGGACGAATTATTTCAGATTTTGCGACGTTTGCTTATTTGGCGGATGTTTTTATTCTTCCGCACGCGCGAGGCAACGGGCTTGGAAAGGCGCTGGTACAAGAGATGGTTCGCTATGAGCCGATTCAACACGTACGAAAAATTTTATTGGCAACAAAAGATGCTCACGGTTTGTACAGTCAGTATGGATTTAAAGAAGTTAAAAATAAGCAGCTGTTTATGCAAATTTTTAAAAAAGGCATGTACGAGCGGGCGCTTTATTCAAAAGAAAATAAAATACTGCCTGGAAAAGAGGGATAG
- a CDS encoding DNA alkylation repair protein: MAEELRKSVFNEELITHLSDAFSREMSSFDQKAFHELVFQQDWEDLALKERMRRITLSMHEVLPADYEEALHILYKVAPTVGGLQGTIFPDYVELYGLNAWEASIKALAFFTPFSTSEFAVRPFLIQDTNRMLQQMIEWAGDENHHIRRLASEGSRPRLPWGQSVPALKQDPKQTLPILEQLKRDESLYVRKSVANHLNDISYIEKDWMLDVMKRWYGKDVKTDWIVKHACRSLLKKGEPEALSLFGYGDDPGVSVTGLSLQPHVITIGDSINFSFELSVEKNMPLRIEYGVHYVKAKGNRTQKVFMLKNVQAKAGQTLTVTRKHAFKDLSTRKHYSGTHTLSVIVNGVVKAEADFVIE, from the coding sequence ATGGCTGAAGAGTTACGTAAAAGCGTATTTAATGAAGAATTGATTACGCACTTGAGCGACGCTTTTTCACGTGAAATGAGTTCATTTGATCAAAAAGCATTTCATGAGCTGGTTTTTCAACAGGACTGGGAAGACTTAGCGCTGAAAGAGCGCATGAGAAGAATTACGCTTTCCATGCATGAAGTGCTGCCGGCGGATTATGAAGAAGCGCTTCATATTCTCTATAAAGTGGCTCCAACAGTAGGAGGACTTCAAGGTACGATTTTTCCAGATTACGTTGAACTTTACGGATTGAATGCTTGGGAAGCTTCAATAAAAGCACTCGCTTTTTTTACGCCGTTTTCCACGTCAGAATTTGCGGTGCGTCCGTTTTTGATTCAAGATACAAATCGAATGCTCCAGCAAATGATTGAATGGGCAGGGGATGAAAACCATCATATTCGAAGATTAGCAAGTGAAGGAAGCCGGCCTAGACTTCCATGGGGACAATCAGTACCTGCGTTAAAGCAAGATCCGAAGCAAACGCTGCCGATTTTAGAACAGTTAAAACGCGATGAATCGCTCTATGTCCGCAAAAGCGTAGCCAATCATTTAAATGATATTTCTTACATAGAAAAAGATTGGATGCTTGACGTGATGAAAAGATGGTACGGAAAAGACGTTAAAACGGACTGGATTGTTAAACATGCGTGCCGTTCACTTTTGAAAAAAGGAGAGCCTGAAGCTCTGTCTCTTTTTGGCTATGGAGATGATCCGGGCGTGAGTGTCACAGGGCTTAGCTTACAGCCGCATGTCATTACGATTGGTGATAGCATTAACTTTTCCTTTGAACTATCGGTAGAAAAAAACATGCCGCTTCGCATAGAGTACGGAGTTCATTACGTAAAAGCAAAAGGAAACCGCACTCAAAAAGTGTTTATGCTAAAAAATGTTCAAGCAAAAGCAGGCCAAACGCTGACAGTCACAAGAAAGCATGCGTTTAAAGATTTAAGCACAAGAAAACATTACAGCGGTACGCATACGCTGTCTGTTATTGTAAACGGAGTGGTAAAAGCAGAAGCGGATTTTGTGATCGAGTAA
- a CDS encoding SDR family oxidoreductase: MNLQDQQTQGQPQQTQDRQPGIESEMNPLPIYEDDNYIGTGKLKGKVALVTGGDSGIGRAVSIAYAKEGADVAIVYLNEHSDAEETKARIEEEGVRCLLIAGDVGDESFCNEAVEKTVSELGKLDILVNNAGEQHPKESIKEITSEQLERTFKTNFYSYFYFTKKALDYLGKGSAIINTTSINPYRGNPQLIDYTATKGAINGFTRSMAQALVKDGIRVNAVAPGPIWTPLIPSTFSGDKVGEFGTDTPMGRPGHPVEHVGCYVLLASNDSSYMTGQTLHVNGGDFMNT, translated from the coding sequence ATGAATTTACAAGATCAACAAACACAAGGTCAGCCCCAGCAAACGCAAGACCGCCAGCCGGGTATTGAAAGCGAGATGAATCCTCTCCCTATTTATGAGGATGATAATTATATTGGTACAGGAAAATTAAAAGGAAAAGTAGCACTAGTTACCGGAGGAGACAGCGGAATTGGACGAGCAGTATCTATTGCTTATGCGAAAGAAGGAGCGGACGTAGCCATCGTTTACTTAAATGAACATAGCGACGCCGAGGAAACAAAAGCCCGCATTGAAGAAGAAGGTGTAAGATGCCTGCTGATTGCAGGAGACGTAGGAGACGAATCGTTCTGTAACGAAGCGGTAGAAAAAACGGTGAGTGAGCTTGGAAAGCTTGATATCCTTGTGAACAATGCCGGAGAGCAGCATCCAAAAGAAAGCATTAAGGAAATTACGAGTGAACAGCTTGAACGAACGTTCAAGACGAACTTTTATTCCTACTTTTATTTTACGAAAAAAGCGCTTGATTACTTAGGAAAAGGTAGTGCAATCATTAATACAACGTCGATTAATCCTTATCGCGGAAATCCTCAGCTCATTGATTATACGGCGACAAAAGGAGCGATCAACGGCTTTACGCGCAGCATGGCGCAAGCGCTTGTCAAAGACGGCATTCGCGTGAACGCCGTAGCGCCGGGACCAATCTGGACGCCGCTTATTCCGTCTACTTTCTCAGGCGATAAAGTAGGAGAATTCGGTACAGATACGCCGATGGGCAGACCCGGACATCCTGTGGAGCACGTAGGCTGCTACGTACTATTAGCATCCAATGATTCATCTTATATGACGGGTCAAACGCTTCATGTCAACGGCGGAGACTTTATGAACACATAA
- a CDS encoding enoyl-CoA hydratase/isomerase family protein, translated as MKYVNITVNRQLSSKKIVTLSLHAPHNLNAINQELYEELKQSLEEISQDKAIGALILNSDVSNAFSAGVDLQFIQNLSNEEASDFFTNLSKLLDTLIHFPVPTISFVNRYAFGAGADLAISCDVRIASESAYFRFPGPQFGLVLGTQRLVNEIGSSKARFLALSGKKINGQTALEYGLVHELSANEEAGQKTALKWASTLANVPSYTTQTIKEVCHSGESFHELTRASVLEGDFMKRFSQYVQGNKKKVRQ; from the coding sequence ATGAAGTATGTAAATATAACAGTTAATCGTCAGCTGTCATCTAAAAAAATCGTTACTCTATCCTTGCACGCACCTCATAATCTTAATGCTATTAATCAAGAATTATACGAAGAGCTCAAGCAATCCTTGGAGGAGATTTCACAGGACAAAGCAATAGGCGCATTGATTTTAAACAGTGACGTATCTAATGCTTTCAGTGCAGGCGTGGATTTACAATTTATTCAAAATTTAAGTAATGAAGAAGCGAGTGATTTTTTCACTAATCTATCGAAGCTGCTAGATACGCTTATTCACTTTCCAGTTCCCACGATTTCTTTCGTCAATAGATATGCCTTCGGAGCAGGAGCTGATCTGGCTATTTCATGCGATGTACGCATTGCCAGTGAATCAGCATACTTTCGATTTCCCGGTCCGCAGTTTGGCTTGGTTTTAGGGACACAGCGGTTGGTTAATGAAATCGGTTCTTCCAAAGCTCGTTTTTTAGCATTGTCAGGTAAGAAGATAAATGGACAAACTGCTTTGGAGTACGGCTTAGTTCATGAACTAAGTGCAAATGAAGAAGCTGGCCAAAAGACTGCTTTGAAATGGGCAAGCACCTTAGCAAACGTTCCATCATACACGACTCAAACAATAAAAGAAGTTTGCCATTCAGGAGAGTCTTTTCATGAACTGACGCGTGCTTCAGTGCTAGAAGGAGATTTCATGAAGCGATTCAGTCAGTATGTGCAAGGTAATAAGAAAAAAGTACGTCAGTAG
- a CDS encoding aliphatic sulfonate ABC transporter substrate-binding protein, producing the protein MIQKKRFYATTIILLLLLALSGCGGSKETAAGNQSVEEKGVVKVGYQKSAPMLLLKKKQLLEKNLGKLGYEVKWYEFNTGIAVAEALNAGSIDIGGLGDSPSLFGKARGLDFVYIASEPSVPESEGILVKKDSSIKTIKDLKGKKIAFNKASISQYLLLKTLKSEGLTENDINPVYLNPPEASVAFSQGQVDAWVIWEPYFTTTANKGNRVLSDATGLVSFRSFYVAGEKFVKDNPKATKQIVLELQKVGKEINKNPQEAAELVSDATKIPVDTWKEILKKKPADVQFMNQKAADDLQEQANDLLEMKLITKQIDVENSYWSP; encoded by the coding sequence ATGATTCAAAAAAAAAGATTTTATGCAACAACCATTATTTTGCTGTTGCTCCTAGCTTTAAGCGGATGTGGAGGAAGTAAAGAGACAGCAGCGGGCAATCAGTCAGTAGAAGAAAAAGGTGTCGTAAAAGTAGGATATCAAAAGTCTGCACCTATGCTGCTATTAAAGAAAAAGCAGCTGTTGGAAAAGAACTTAGGGAAATTAGGATATGAAGTGAAGTGGTATGAGTTCAATACAGGAATTGCAGTAGCAGAGGCGTTGAATGCAGGGAGCATCGATATTGGGGGGTTAGGTGATTCTCCTTCTTTATTTGGAAAAGCAAGAGGGCTTGATTTTGTATATATTGCAAGCGAACCTTCTGTGCCTGAATCTGAAGGTATTTTGGTAAAGAAAGATTCTTCTATTAAAACTATTAAGGATCTTAAAGGTAAGAAAATTGCTTTTAATAAAGCGTCAATCTCCCAATACTTGCTGTTAAAAACGCTGAAGTCGGAAGGGTTGACAGAGAATGATATAAACCCAGTGTATCTTAATCCGCCAGAAGCCAGTGTTGCTTTTTCACAAGGGCAAGTAGATGCATGGGTTATATGGGAGCCATACTTTACAACAACTGCAAATAAGGGTAATCGCGTGTTATCAGATGCTACTGGTCTTGTTTCCTTTCGTTCTTTCTATGTAGCTGGTGAAAAATTTGTGAAAGATAATCCGAAAGCAACAAAACAAATTGTATTAGAGCTTCAAAAGGTTGGAAAAGAAATTAATAAAAATCCTCAGGAAGCAGCTGAATTAGTATCAGATGCTACCAAGATTCCAGTTGACACTTGGAAAGAGATCTTGAAGAAAAAGCCAGCCGATGTTCAATTTATGAATCAAAAAGCTGCAGATGACCTTCAAGAGCAGGCGAATGACCTCTTAGAAATGAAATTAATTACAAAACAAATTGACGTTGAAAACTCGTACTGGTCTCCTTAA
- a CDS encoding ABC transporter substrate-binding protein has product MKVKGAASVQMKKRAFHLQFLLLLLTIVIGCLMTACDQKSSASEPEKNKLSDVTLRVAQTGWSSIEEELKAAGLENTPYKIDYSVFQGGNLQLEAMAGGHIDFSLSSEIPPIFANLSEGNGNFKVVAVQEGNTLNQEVVVPKNSLIKTVADLKGKKVAYVKNTTAHYFLLKLLKEAGLEWKDIKPVELSTSDGLTALLGGNVDAFASYGVSIISAHEKGAKTIASGKDILSGNFLITVPPKLLEDKNKKAALVDLLDRLQKAHKWTRENQEQWAKVVATNTHQPVSQALTTLKEGEEQRPSIITPITTQQIKSEQDVADTFYSESLLKEKIDVKKFWTKVLNSDVEKIGLN; this is encoded by the coding sequence ATGAAGGTTAAAGGGGCGGCCAGTGTTCAAATGAAAAAGCGAGCTTTTCATCTTCAATTTCTGCTTCTCTTACTAACTATAGTTATAGGATGCTTGATGACCGCTTGTGATCAAAAAAGCTCCGCTAGTGAACCGGAAAAAAATAAGCTATCTGATGTAACGCTACGAGTAGCGCAAACAGGATGGAGCAGTATTGAAGAAGAGTTAAAAGCAGCGGGGCTAGAAAATACACCATATAAGATTGATTATAGTGTATTTCAAGGTGGAAACCTTCAGCTTGAAGCGATGGCAGGAGGTCATATAGATTTTTCGCTATCGAGCGAAATTCCTCCTATCTTTGCTAATTTATCTGAAGGCAATGGGAATTTCAAAGTAGTTGCGGTGCAAGAAGGTAATACATTAAATCAAGAAGTGGTTGTTCCCAAAAATTCTTTAATAAAAACCGTAGCCGACTTAAAAGGGAAAAAGGTTGCTTATGTAAAAAATACAACCGCTCATTATTTTTTACTCAAACTGCTAAAAGAAGCAGGATTAGAGTGGAAAGACATTAAGCCAGTGGAACTTTCTACATCTGATGGGCTCACAGCGCTTTTAGGAGGAAATGTGGATGCATTTGCAAGCTATGGTGTCTCTATTATATCTGCTCATGAAAAGGGGGCAAAAACGATAGCAAGTGGTAAAGACATTTTATCAGGAAACTTCCTCATTACCGTGCCGCCTAAGCTCCTTGAGGATAAAAACAAAAAAGCGGCATTGGTTGACTTGCTGGATCGATTGCAAAAAGCCCATAAATGGACACGAGAAAATCAAGAGCAGTGGGCGAAGGTTGTCGCAACAAATACACATCAGCCAGTCAGTCAGGCACTAACAACACTAAAAGAAGGTGAAGAACAGCGTCCAAGCATTATTACTCCTATTACCACTCAGCAAATTAAATCAGAGCAAGATGTGGCGGATACGTTTTATTCAGAATCACTTTTGAAAGAAAAAATAGATGTTAAAAAGTTTTGGACAAAGGTATTAAATAGTGACGTAGAAAAAATAGGACTAAACTAA
- a CDS encoding M14 family metallopeptidase, producing MKKTVKRTAVPAILSIGLLLSPLAVQAEMPYYGKDYSQPKKIKALYPEIKVNEATPAFMKGQDAFTTQEEMMSYVQKLAHKSPYVKLKIIGKSQQGRDIPALYFSKEKKFADGKTSKKPTIWLQSQIHGNEPASGESVLAVATRLTEDFGKDVLNKVNIVIVPRINPDGSYAFKRQLANNLDGNRDYIKLESPEVQSVRAEFNRFSPEVVIDAHEYTPYSSGFKNIGKEGVWKYHDILLQSGRNLNIPQRIRDMSDELFVNSTLTAIEKQGYSGEVYYTSQVNKQGQLEVEEGSVEPRIGRNSLGLYPSFSFLVESRGIGIGREDFPRRVSAQIATQEKLITQTADHAKQIKALIAKEKAALVKKGKNANDHDQIVVNSENKKIPNSTLEMVDVESASVKEIPVTYYSAKEAAPTLVRERPTAYLLKPGHEELAEKLQGQGVKGFKLTKETALSVEAYSVSSRIENEVYENKPNVDVQTIVKSKTVTFPKGSYVFLTSQPQNNLLSLSLEPESVDSFTTFGYLPSEVGQELDVYRFTRSIEKSPLQKESRK from the coding sequence ATGAAAAAAACTGTAAAACGAACGGCCGTGCCGGCGATTTTGTCGATTGGATTATTGCTGTCACCGCTTGCGGTACAAGCTGAGATGCCTTATTACGGAAAAGACTATAGTCAGCCGAAAAAAATTAAAGCGCTTTATCCGGAAATAAAGGTGAATGAAGCAACGCCGGCATTTATGAAAGGACAAGACGCATTTACGACTCAAGAAGAAATGATGAGCTATGTCCAAAAGCTTGCTCATAAAAGTCCGTACGTAAAGCTGAAGATTATCGGTAAATCACAGCAAGGACGAGACATTCCGGCTCTATATTTTTCAAAGGAAAAGAAGTTTGCAGATGGCAAAACATCCAAAAAGCCAACGATTTGGCTTCAAAGTCAAATTCACGGAAATGAACCGGCAAGCGGTGAATCCGTACTCGCTGTGGCGACGCGTTTGACAGAAGACTTTGGAAAAGATGTGTTAAATAAAGTCAACATTGTCATTGTGCCGCGCATTAATCCAGACGGATCTTATGCATTTAAACGTCAGCTAGCAAATAATTTAGACGGAAACCGTGACTACATAAAGCTTGAAAGCCCTGAAGTGCAGAGCGTAAGAGCTGAATTTAACCGTTTTTCACCAGAAGTCGTCATTGACGCTCATGAATATACGCCGTACAGCAGCGGATTTAAAAATATTGGTAAAGAAGGCGTGTGGAAGTATCACGATATTTTACTGCAGTCCGGTCGGAACTTAAATATTCCGCAGCGCATTCGAGACATGTCTGATGAGCTGTTTGTGAACAGTACGCTTACAGCCATTGAAAAGCAAGGATATTCAGGAGAAGTATACTATACGTCTCAAGTGAATAAACAAGGACAGCTTGAAGTAGAAGAAGGCTCAGTTGAACCGCGAATTGGCCGAAACTCACTAGGCTTGTATCCATCTTTTTCGTTTTTAGTCGAAAGCAGAGGAATCGGTATTGGACGAGAAGATTTTCCGCGGCGAGTGAGTGCGCAAATTGCTACGCAAGAAAAGCTGATTACCCAAACAGCTGATCACGCCAAACAAATTAAAGCGCTGATTGCCAAAGAAAAAGCGGCGCTTGTTAAAAAAGGAAAAAATGCAAATGACCATGACCAAATTGTTGTGAACAGCGAAAATAAAAAAATACCAAACTCCACGTTAGAAATGGTTGATGTGGAAAGCGCGTCTGTTAAAGAAATTCCTGTGACGTACTACAGTGCAAAAGAAGCAGCTCCGACGCTTGTCCGCGAGCGTCCGACTGCTTATCTTTTAAAACCAGGACATGAAGAGTTAGCAGAAAAACTGCAGGGACAAGGAGTAAAAGGCTTCAAGTTAACGAAAGAAACGGCTCTTTCAGTAGAAGCGTATTCGGTCAGCAGCCGCATTGAAAATGAAGTCTACGAAAACAAACCAAATGTAGATGTGCAAACAATCGTCAAGTCGAAAACGGTGACGTTCCCAAAAGGAAGCTACGTCTTTTTAACGTCTCAGCCGCAAAACAATTTATTGTCTCTATCCCTTGAGCCGGAATCAGTGGACAGCTTCACAACGTTTGGGTATTTGCCTTCAGAGGTAGGACAAGAACTTGATGTTTACCGGTTTACGCGTTCCATTGAAAAATCGCCTTTACAAAAAGAATCTCGTAAATAA
- a CDS encoding class II aldolase/adducin family protein, whose protein sequence is MSTKAASIYNEPTFHNVEEERQHRKERLAGAFRIFNQFGFNEGVAGHITVRDPEKEDHYWVNPLGVHFGQMKVSDLHLVNHSGDVVVGNRPINKAAIAIHSQIHQARPDVIAAAHSHSLYGKAWSSLGRLLDPLTQDSCVFYQDHGLFDDFTGVVLEKSEGERIADALQQYKGVILRNHGLLTVGNSVDEAAYWFIAMDRACHAQLLAEAAGRPIPIDHETAVLTHSQVSSPSGGWFNFQQLWYKLLDEEPDVLN, encoded by the coding sequence ATGTCAACAAAAGCAGCGTCTATTTATAATGAGCCAACATTTCACAATGTAGAGGAAGAACGTCAACATCGTAAGGAAAGGCTAGCAGGTGCTTTTCGGATTTTTAATCAATTTGGATTTAATGAAGGGGTGGCGGGACATATAACAGTTCGAGATCCTGAAAAAGAAGATCATTACTGGGTGAATCCGTTAGGTGTACATTTTGGACAAATGAAAGTAAGTGATTTGCATCTTGTTAATCACAGCGGAGATGTCGTCGTAGGGAATCGTCCAATTAATAAAGCGGCGATTGCGATTCACTCGCAAATTCATCAAGCAAGACCAGATGTAATCGCTGCTGCCCACTCTCACTCTCTTTATGGTAAAGCATGGTCGTCTTTAGGAAGGTTACTTGATCCGCTTACGCAAGACTCATGTGTATTTTATCAAGATCACGGCTTATTTGATGATTTTACGGGAGTAGTTTTAGAAAAAAGTGAAGGTGAACGCATTGCTGATGCACTTCAGCAATATAAGGGTGTTATTTTGAGGAATCACGGACTTCTCACGGTTGGAAATAGCGTAGATGAAGCGGCTTATTGGTTTATTGCTATGGACCGAGCTTGTCATGCTCAGCTTCTTGCTGAAGCAGCAGGAAGACCTATTCCAATTGATCATGAAACGGCTGTTTTGACGCACTCACAAGTAAGTAGTCCATCGGGAGGCTGGTTCAACTTTCAACAGCTATGGTACAAGCTGCTTGATGAGGAGCCCGATGTTTTAAACTAA
- a CDS encoding ABC transporter substrate-binding protein, producing the protein MKILQKASGFMKRNLCKRILVVSILTIGSASILSGCSEANETAGKEKIDLSKVTIVLGDQAGMTKAKVEASKVLEGTPYKVKWASFQGAAPLFEAVKAGSVDTAPAGDTPVLAAAASDVPIKIIATSVSSPKAVGILVKKNSSIKTIKDLKGKTVVVSSAKGSIAQYLLIEALKEEGLSTKDVNVKFVLPTDAAAAFKAGQLEAWATFDPYLAISEKNGGRVLRTGEGINTGLGFITASEKALQDPGKKAALQDVIKRISKAWEWENQNKEKYVKLYSDITRLPNDVSKTINGRVNAEVRPVKEEDIRAVQKVADVFKEEDVLPKEVDVNKLVDKEIFTAK; encoded by the coding sequence ATGAAAATCTTGCAAAAAGCTTCAGGTTTTATGAAGAGGAACCTATGTAAGCGAATTTTAGTAGTAAGCATTCTTACTATAGGAAGTGCATCTATTTTATCTGGCTGCAGTGAGGCAAATGAAACAGCAGGAAAAGAGAAAATAGATTTGTCAAAAGTAACAATTGTATTGGGAGATCAAGCTGGAATGACTAAGGCCAAAGTAGAGGCTTCTAAAGTACTTGAAGGTACACCTTACAAAGTAAAATGGGCAAGCTTTCAAGGAGCAGCCCCTTTATTTGAAGCAGTAAAAGCAGGATCAGTAGATACAGCTCCTGCCGGAGATACGCCTGTGTTAGCCGCCGCTGCATCTGACGTACCAATAAAGATTATCGCCACGAGCGTTTCTTCTCCGAAAGCCGTCGGGATATTAGTCAAAAAAAATTCATCAATTAAAACAATAAAGGATTTAAAAGGAAAAACGGTCGTCGTTTCTTCAGCAAAAGGCAGTATTGCACAATATTTATTAATTGAAGCGTTAAAAGAAGAAGGGCTGTCTACGAAAGATGTTAACGTTAAGTTTGTTCTTCCTACTGATGCAGCAGCAGCTTTCAAGGCCGGGCAGCTAGAAGCATGGGCTACTTTTGACCCGTATTTAGCGATTTCTGAGAAGAACGGTGGAAGAGTATTGCGTACAGGCGAAGGAATTAATACGGGGCTAGGGTTTATCACAGCCTCAGAAAAAGCACTGCAGGATCCCGGGAAAAAAGCAGCGCTTCAAGACGTAATTAAACGAATTTCTAAAGCATGGGAATGGGAAAACCAAAATAAAGAAAAGTATGTTAAATTGTATTCTGATATCACCAGATTACCTAATGATGTATCGAAAACAATTAATGGACGAGTAAATGCTGAAGTAAGACCTGTTAAAGAAGAAGATATACGTGCTGTACAGAAAGTAGCCGATGTATTTAAAGAAGAAGATGTATTGCCAAAAGAAGTGGACGTGAATAAATTAGTGGATAAAGAAATTTTTACTGCTAAATAA